TGTCGGTCTGCAAACCAGCTTGGAAGGCGGCAACAATCGCAACGGCAAAAACTTCGCGAAGTGGGGACTCGTGCACAACGCGACGGACCGAAACTTCCGCTCGCTCGATAACCAACCCCGGGATAAGCGCTTCAAGAAGGAAGGCGGCTTCTGCGACCAACTTCCCGTTGGCCACCAAACTCTCCGCAATGACAGAAACAGGAATATATCCGTCAACGTCATACCGGACTTGGTGTGGTAATAATGCATCCATCGGAGCTTCCCCCCAAAGATGCATACAACGGGCGGAACTACCCTGACGCAACTAGCCATTAGTGATCTCCAAAATTAACCAAGCGATTTATTTCAGGGTCACTTTTCAAACTGACCCACTACCCACCCTTGACTCCTGGAACAAAAAAGGAACAATGTTCCCCGTATGTTCTCACATCGGAGTCGGGTTCATGTTGAGGTTGTTCGTGGAAGAAGCGGCGGCGCTGGCATCGATTTCATTGTTTATCGGGATGATTGCGGTCTGGGCGCAGGTGATTCCCCAGCTCTGACGTAAGTGGCGGGAACCGGGTCTTTTGCGGTCTGGAAATGCCTGCTGGGGAAAAGCCGGATGGCGGGCGCGAAGGTCGCGTTCCGCGTGGACTCTGCAAGGCCAAGGCATCACCATTGCGGGATTGCGAGTCGGGATTTCGCGGAAGGCCGTTGCTTTCCTGGGAGCCTGACGAACGCTGCCATCCACCTTGCCAGAGCCCGTTAAGCAGCCATGCCCAGCGCCGGATTCGTCCATCTTCATGTTCATTCGGCCTATTCGCTGCTGAAGGGTTCGATCAAGATCGCCAAGCTCGGCGAACTGGCCAAAGCGGACCATCAGCCGGCGCTGGCGCTGACCGACACCGACAACATGTTCGGGGCGCTGGAATTCTCCGACAAGATGGCGGGCTACGGCATCCAGCCGATCGTCGGCCTCGAACTCGCGGTCGATTTCGGCGACCAGGACCCCAATGCGCGCAACGTGCTGTCGGCGGCGCCGTCGCGCATCGTGTTGCTGGCCTCGCGCGAGCGCGGCTATCGCAGCCTGATGCGGCTGAACTCGCGGGCGTTCCTGGAGACCCCAATCCATCAATCGCCGCATATCAAGCTCGAATGGCTCGAGGGTGATTCGGAAGACCTGATCGCCCTGACCGGCGGTCCCGAGGGGCCTATTTCGCTGGCGCTGCATGCCGATCAGGCCGGTCTCGCCGCGACGCGCTGCGACCGGCTCGCGAACCTGTTCGGCGATCGCCTCTATGTCGAATTGCAGCGCCACGGCATCGACAGGGAACGCCGCGTCGAAAGCGGCCTGATCGACCTCGCTTATGCCAAGGGCCTGCCGCTGGTCGCGACCAACGAGCCTTACTTCGCCAGCAATGACGATTACGAAGCCCACGACGCACTGCTCTGCATCGCCGGCGGGAAACTGATCGCCGAGACCGATCGCGACCAGCTGACGCCCGATCATCGCTTCAAGACCCGCGCCGAGATGGCGGTGCTGTTTGCCGACATTCCGGAGGCGCTGGCCTCCACCGTCGAGATCGCCGAACGCTGCTCGTTCCGGCCGATGACGCGCAAGCCGATTTTGCCGCGCTTCACCGTCGGCGCCGGCTCGGGATCCGACGCGGTGAGCGAGGAGGCCGCCGAACTGAAGCGTCAGGCCGAGGAGGGGCTCGCACGGCGGCTTGCGGTCCATGGCCTGTCGCAAGGCACCACGGAAGAGGATTATCAGAAGCGTCTCGCCTTCGAGATCGACGTTATCAACCGCATGAACTATGCGGGCTACTTCCTGATCGTTTCCGACTTCATCAAATGGGCCAAGGCCCAGGGCATTCCGGTCGGGCCGGGCCGCGGCTCCGGTGCCGGATCGCTGGTCGCCTATGCGCTGACCATTACCGACCTCGATCCGATCCAGTTTGGCCTGCTGTTCGAGCGCTTTCTCAATCCGGAACGCGTTTCGATGCCGGACTTCGACATCGACTTCTGCCAGGACCGCCGCGGCGAGGTCATCGACTACGTGCAGCAACGCTATGGCCGCGACCAGGTGGCCCAGATCATCACGTTCGGTACGCTGCAGGCGCGCGGTGTGCTGCGCGACGTCGGCCGCGTGCTGCAGATGCCCTACGGGCAGGTCGACAAGCTGACCAAACTCGTCCCGCAGAATCCCGCGGCACCCGTCACATTGGCGGCGGCGATTGCCAGCGAACCGAAGCTGCAGGCATTCCGCGACGAGGACGCGGTGGTGGCGCGCGCCTTCGACATCGCCCAGCGCCTTGAGGGCCTGACGCGGCATGCTTCGACGCACGCCGCCGGCATCGTGATCGGCGACCGCCCCCTGAGCGAACTGGTGCCGCTCTACCGCGATCCCAAATCCGACATGCCGGTAACCCAGTTCAACATGAAATGGGTCGAGCCGGCGGGGCTCGTCAAATTCGACTTCCTCGGCCTGAAGACGCTGACCGTGCTCGACGTCGCGGTCAAACTGCTCAAGCAGCGCGACATCCACATCGATCTCGCGACGTTGCCGATCACCGATGCCGCGAGTTACCAGATGCTGGCCAAGGGCGATGTGGTCGGCGTGTTCCAGGTGGAAAGCCAGGGCATGCGGCGGGCGCTGGTCGACATGCGCCCCGACCGCTTCGAGGACATCATCGCGCTGGTGGCGCTCTATCGCCCCGGCCCGATGGCGAACATTCCGACCTATTGCGCGCGCAAGCATGGCGACGAGGAGCCGGAATATCTGCACCCGATGCTCGAGCCGATCCTGAAGGAAACCTTCGGCGTCATCATCTACCAGGAACAGGTGATGCAGATCGCCCAGGTGATGGCCGGCTATTCGCTCGGCGACGCCGACCTGTTGCGGCGCGCGATGGGCAAGAAGATCCGCGCCGAGATGGAAAAGCAGCGCGCGATCTTCATCGCCGGCGCGGTGAAGAACGGCGTGCCGAAGGGACAGGCCGATACGATCTTCGAGCTGCTGGCGAAATTCGCCGACTACGGCTTCAACAAGAGCCATGCCGCGGCCTATGCGCTGGTGTCCTATCACACCGCCTATATGAAGGCGCATTACCCGGTGGAGTTTTTGGCGGCGTCGATGACGCTCGAACTCAACAACACCGACAAGCTCTCGGAATTTCGCGCCGAGGCGCAGCGGCTCGGCATCAAGGTCGAGGCGCCCAACATCAATCGCTCGGGCGCGACCTTCGAGGTCGGCGACAACACGATCTATTACGCGCTCGCCGCGCTGAAGGGCGTTGGCCCGGCGGCAGTCGAACTCATTGTCGAGACCCGGCGGGAAGGCGCGTTCACCTCGTTGGCGGATTTCGCCGCGCGCGCCAACCCGCGCGCGATCAACAAGCGGGTGATCGAAAGCCTCGCCGCCGCCGGCGCCTTCGATACGCTGGATGCCAATCGGGCGCGGGTGTTTGCCGGCGCGGAAGCGATCCTGGCCGCCTGCCAGCGCAGCCACTCGGCCGCGACGCTCGGCCAGAACGACATGTTCGGCGGCGCGTCCGACGCGCCGACCATCATGTTGCCGCAGGTCGAGCCGTGGCTGCCGGCCGAGAAGCTGCGCCGCGAATACGACGCCGTCGGCTTCTTCCTGTCCGGCCACCCGCTCGACGACTACGTGACCGTCCTGAAGCGGCTGCGGGTGCAGTCCTGGGCGGAATTCTCGCGCGCCGTCAAAACCGGCGCCACCGCGGGCAAGGTCGCAGCGACGGTGGTCTCGCGCATGGAACGGCGCACCAAGACCGGCAACAAGATGGGCATCATGGGGTTGTCAGACCCGACCGGCCATTTCGAAGCCGTGCTGTTTTCCGAAGGCCTCGCGCAGTATCGCGACGTGCTGGAACCGGGAGCGGCGGTGCTGCTGCAGCTTGGCGCCGAACTGCAGGGCGAAGACGTGCGGGCGCGGGTGCTGCATGCCGAACCGCTCGATGATGCCGCGGCCAAGACGCAAAAGGGCCTGCGGATTTTCGTTCGCGACACCAAGCCGCTGGATTCGATCGCGCGGCGGCTGAACATGCCGGAAGCGGCGCCGCCCGGCGGCCTGTCGAAGACTCCATCGGCGAAGCCTGCGCCGGCGCCGTCAGGCGGAGCCGATGGCGACGTCTCGCTCGTCATCATGCTCGACCTCGAAACCGAGGTGGAGATGAAGCTGCCCGGCCGCTTCAAGGTCTCGCCGCAGATCGCCGGCGCGATCAAGGCGGTGTCGGGCGTGGTGGACGTCCAGACGCTTTAATGGAACTTTTCGACTGTCGGCCCAATTACGGTCCAGGGGCGCGTTGTCCTTCTGGTACCCTATTTCATTCAAGAACGGTTCAGGTGGGCGCGCGCTCCATGTGCGGGTGTTGAATCGCGGCGGGGACATAGGATCATGCGACTGACAGCAAGGGTGTCGATTTTTACGGTGTGTCTGCTTGTGGCGTCCGGGTTTCCGGCGCTCCTGCATTCCGCCTTGGCCCAGCAGCCGGAAAAGCGCATCGCACTCGTGGTCGGCGACGGCGCGTATGCGAAATCGCCGCTGGCCACCGCGGCCAATGACGCCGGCCTGATCGCGCAAACCTTGCAGGCGGCGGGTTTCGATGTGATCGGCGCCCGCGATCTCGATGGCGACACCCTGCGCAAGAGTTTCCGCGATTTCGTCCAGAAGGCCCAAGGTGCTGGGCCGGGCACCGTGGCGATGGTTTATCTCGCGGGCTACGGGCTGCAGCTTGCCGGTGAGAACTATTTCGTGCCGGTCGACTCCGCGATCAACCGCGAGACCGACATTCCGATCGAAGCCTTGCGGATCAGCGACTATGTCCGGCAGCTCGCATCGCTTCCACTCAAGGCCAGCATCGTCGTGCTGGATGCGGCACGGCAGCAACCCTTCGTCGAGGGGCAGATCGCAAGCGGCCTGGCGCTGGTCGAGGCGGATCCGCATATGCTGATCGCCTATAACGCGGCGCCGGGCACGGTCGCACCGCCGGAGCAGGGACCCTACGGCGCCTACGCCCAGTCGCTCGCCGAGATGATCCGCGCCGGCGGATTGCCGCTGCAGGATGTTTTCGACCGCGTGCGGTTGCGCGTCAACGAAGCGACCAAGGGCGCGCAGGTGCCGTGGGATACCCACAAGCTCGACGCCCAGTTCATGTTCTTCGAGCGCGCGCCGGATGCGCCGGCGCAGGCGCCGCCGGATCAGGTCGCCGCGCTCCGCAACAAGCCGATCCGCGATATGGGCGTGCAGGACGCCTATACCGCAGCGCTCGAGCGCGACACGCTGCAAGGCTATGAGGATTTCCTGATCGCCTATCCCGGCGATCCACTGGCTAGGCGAGTGCGCGCGATCGTCGCCGCGCGGCGCGAAGCGATCACCTGGCGCCGCAGCTACCAGGCCGACACGCCCAATGCCTATTGGTCCTATCTGCGGCGCTATCCGCGCGGGCCACACGCCGGCGACGCGCGCCGCCGCCTTGCCATCCTCACCGCACCGCTGGAACCGCCACCGGCATTCGCGGTCATGGACTACGACGTCCCGCCGCCGCCTCCCGAAGAGATCGTCTATGTCGATCGCCCCGTGCTGGTGTTCAGCGATCCCGAGTTTGATTTTGTGCCACCGCCACCGCCGCCGTTCTACTATTTGCCGCCGCCGCCGCCGGACTTCATCGTGTTGGAGCCGCCGCCGCCACCGATCGGGCTATTCATCCTGCCGCAGCCGCTGTTCGTGCCGATTCCGGTCTATGTTGTAGCGCCGATCTATGTAACGCCGCCGCCGAACAACATCATCTACGCCAACATCCACAATACGACGGTCATCAACAACGTCATCAACCAACCGCCTCAGCCGGTGCCGACCGGGCCGGGCACTGCCGGTGCGCTACCCACCGCCAAGGGCGCCGCGCCGTCATCGGCCGCGGCCATACCCGGGTCCGCCGCTACGACCGCGCTGCCTCTCGCGGTCGCGCAGAAGGCCTCGCTGATCCAGCAAGGCAAACTGCCAATGCCGCCGAGCGCATTGATGAACCGTGCCGCGAAGGCGGGCGCGCCGGGCGGACCGGTTGGCCAGATGGCGCCGGCGAATGCGCCGCAGCCCGCGAATGCGGCTCCGAATGCGCTGCCGCAAGGCAAGGCGTTGCCGAAGGCCAATTCGCTGCCGGTGCCACCGCCGGCTGCCGCAGCTCCGCCCCCGAATGCGACCAGTCCCAGTGTGAAGCTCACGCCGCAGCAACCGGGAGCGGCGCCGCCGGCAGGGGTTTCGAATGCACCGGCTGCCGCCGCCGGCACACCGAAGGCACCGGCAGGGATGGCAGCGCCATCGAAGCCGAGCAGCCTGGCGCCCGCTCCGGGGCCGAACGCAAAGCCGACGGTGGTGCCGGAATCCGCCAGCAAGCCGGCGGGCGTTCAACCGTCACCCAATCCCACGACAGCGCTCCCTCCGAAGCCGGCAACCCAGGCGGCGCCGAAACCTCCAATTCAGCCGGAAGCACGCCGGCCGCCGCCGCCGCCGGCTCCGCCGCGTCCGGCTCCGCAGATGGCGAAGCCCGCACCGCCGCCGCCACCACGGATCGCAGCGCCGCCTCCGCCCCCGCGGGTAGCTTCGCCGCCGCCTCCGCCACCTCGGATGGCAGCGCCACCGCCGCCGCCGCCGCGGGCAGCTGCGCCGCCGCCGCCACCACCTCGGATGGCAGCGCCGCCGCCGCCGCCGCCCCGGGTGGCTGCGCCACCGCCACCGCGTCCGGCGCCGCCGCCAGCAGCGGCAGCCAAAAAATGCCCGCCGAACGTTCCGCGGTGCTGAGGCAAAGCGGTGTCGGTCAGAGCCGGATCTGACGGGAGCGGAGCAGGGGTGCCGAACCGGAACAGGGTGTCCGTGAAAGGGCCGCGAAGCTTCCCGGCCGCTTCAAGGTCGCGCCGCAGATTGCCGGCGCGATCAAGGCGGTGTCGGGCGTGGCGGACGCGCAGACGCTGTGAGGAAGAGCGCTCACCCACGGTCGGCTGGCGGGGGCACTATTCGGCTGGTGCCCCGGCTCATAAAGGTTACAGCGACCGCGCGATCAGGAGCTTCATGATCTCGTTGGTCCCGCCGTAGATCTTCTGGATGCGCGCATCGACGAACATCCGCGCGATCGGATATTCCTCCATGTAGCCGTAGCCGCCGTGCAGCTGCAGGCACTCGTCGGCGGTCTCCACCTGCTTCTGCGAACACCAGTATTTCGCCATCGAGGCGGTGACGGTATCGAGATTGCCGGCGACGAGCTGCTCCACGCACCAGTCGACGAAGACGCGCGCGATCATGGCCTCGGTCTTGCGCTCGGCAAGCTTGAAAGCCGTGTTCTGGAACTCAAGCAGCGGCTTGCCGAACGCCTTGCGCTCTTTGGTGTAATCGACCGTCAGCTTGACCGCACGTTCCATCGAAGCCACGGCGCCGACGGCGAGCGAGAGCCGCTCCTGCGGCAACTGCTGCATCAACTGGACGAAGCCGTTGCCTTCCTCAGCTCCGAGCAAATTGTCCGCCGGCGCGAAGGCATTGTCGAAAAACAGTTCGGAGGTGTCGGAAGCGTGCAGGCCGATCTTGTCGAGGTTGCGTCCGCGGCGGTAGCCTTCATTGCCTTCGGTCTCGACCACGATCAACGAAAGGCCCTTGGCGCCGGGCTCGCCGGTTCTCGCCACCACGATCACGAGATCGGCGGCCTGGCCGTTGGTGATGAAGGTCTTCTGGCCGTTGATGACATAGCCATTACCCTGCTTGCGCGCCGTCGTTCGCACCGCCTGCAGGTCGGAACCCGTACCGGGCTCGGTCATGGCGATGGCGCCGACGAACTCGCCCGAGGCCATCTTCGGCAGCCAGCGAAGCTTCTGCTCCTCCGTGCCGTAGTTGAGAATGTAGTGCGCGACGATGCAGCTATGCACCGAAACCCCGGTGGTGACTTCCGGTACCACGGTCTCGATGTCCTCGATCACGGCAGCGTCATAGGCGAAGCTGGCGCCGAGACCGCCATAGGCTTCCGGCACGCTGGGCAGCAGCGCGCCCATCTCACCCAGCGCGCGCCAGCCCGATCGATCGACCATCTTCTGGTCGCGCCAGCTCTGCGCGTGCGGCGCCAGATCCTTGGCGAGAAATTTTCGGAATTGCTCGCGAAAGACGTCGAGTTCTTCCGTCATCCACGATGAGCGATAGGCCATGTGTCCTCGCGTCAGATGATGAGACCGCCGCCGGCGACGATCACTTGTCCGCTGATATAGTTCGATTCCGGGCTGCAGAACAGATAAACGGCGTCGGCGGCTTCTTCCGGTGTGCCGCCACGTCCGAGCGGAATCATTCTCGCCATCGCGTCGAGCATCTGCGGCTGCACCCCGACCTTGATGTCGCGCCCGCCGACGTCGATGGTCTTCTGCTGGGCTTCGATCGGCTGGGTCAGG
The Bradyrhizobium sp. KBS0727 genome window above contains:
- a CDS encoding acyl-CoA dehydrogenase family protein produces the protein MAYRSSWMTEELDVFREQFRKFLAKDLAPHAQSWRDQKMVDRSGWRALGEMGALLPSVPEAYGGLGASFAYDAAVIEDIETVVPEVTTGVSVHSCIVAHYILNYGTEEQKLRWLPKMASGEFVGAIAMTEPGTGSDLQAVRTTARKQGNGYVINGQKTFITNGQAADLVIVVARTGEPGAKGLSLIVVETEGNEGYRRGRNLDKIGLHASDTSELFFDNAFAPADNLLGAEEGNGFVQLMQQLPQERLSLAVGAVASMERAVKLTVDYTKERKAFGKPLLEFQNTAFKLAERKTEAMIARVFVDWCVEQLVAGNLDTVTASMAKYWCSQKQVETADECLQLHGGYGYMEEYPIARMFVDARIQKIYGGTNEIMKLLIARSL
- the dnaE gene encoding DNA polymerase III subunit alpha; the encoded protein is MPSAGFVHLHVHSAYSLLKGSIKIAKLGELAKADHQPALALTDTDNMFGALEFSDKMAGYGIQPIVGLELAVDFGDQDPNARNVLSAAPSRIVLLASRERGYRSLMRLNSRAFLETPIHQSPHIKLEWLEGDSEDLIALTGGPEGPISLALHADQAGLAATRCDRLANLFGDRLYVELQRHGIDRERRVESGLIDLAYAKGLPLVATNEPYFASNDDYEAHDALLCIAGGKLIAETDRDQLTPDHRFKTRAEMAVLFADIPEALASTVEIAERCSFRPMTRKPILPRFTVGAGSGSDAVSEEAAELKRQAEEGLARRLAVHGLSQGTTEEDYQKRLAFEIDVINRMNYAGYFLIVSDFIKWAKAQGIPVGPGRGSGAGSLVAYALTITDLDPIQFGLLFERFLNPERVSMPDFDIDFCQDRRGEVIDYVQQRYGRDQVAQIITFGTLQARGVLRDVGRVLQMPYGQVDKLTKLVPQNPAAPVTLAAAIASEPKLQAFRDEDAVVARAFDIAQRLEGLTRHASTHAAGIVIGDRPLSELVPLYRDPKSDMPVTQFNMKWVEPAGLVKFDFLGLKTLTVLDVAVKLLKQRDIHIDLATLPITDAASYQMLAKGDVVGVFQVESQGMRRALVDMRPDRFEDIIALVALYRPGPMANIPTYCARKHGDEEPEYLHPMLEPILKETFGVIIYQEQVMQIAQVMAGYSLGDADLLRRAMGKKIRAEMEKQRAIFIAGAVKNGVPKGQADTIFELLAKFADYGFNKSHAAAYALVSYHTAYMKAHYPVEFLAASMTLELNNTDKLSEFRAEAQRLGIKVEAPNINRSGATFEVGDNTIYYALAALKGVGPAAVELIVETRREGAFTSLADFAARANPRAINKRVIESLAAAGAFDTLDANRARVFAGAEAILAACQRSHSAATLGQNDMFGGASDAPTIMLPQVEPWLPAEKLRREYDAVGFFLSGHPLDDYVTVLKRLRVQSWAEFSRAVKTGATAGKVAATVVSRMERRTKTGNKMGIMGLSDPTGHFEAVLFSEGLAQYRDVLEPGAAVLLQLGAELQGEDVRARVLHAEPLDDAAAKTQKGLRIFVRDTKPLDSIARRLNMPEAAPPGGLSKTPSAKPAPAPSGGADGDVSLVIMLDLETEVEMKLPGRFKVSPQIAGAIKAVSGVVDVQTL
- a CDS encoding caspase domain-containing protein, giving the protein MRLTARVSIFTVCLLVASGFPALLHSALAQQPEKRIALVVGDGAYAKSPLATAANDAGLIAQTLQAAGFDVIGARDLDGDTLRKSFRDFVQKAQGAGPGTVAMVYLAGYGLQLAGENYFVPVDSAINRETDIPIEALRISDYVRQLASLPLKASIVVLDAARQQPFVEGQIASGLALVEADPHMLIAYNAAPGTVAPPEQGPYGAYAQSLAEMIRAGGLPLQDVFDRVRLRVNEATKGAQVPWDTHKLDAQFMFFERAPDAPAQAPPDQVAALRNKPIRDMGVQDAYTAALERDTLQGYEDFLIAYPGDPLARRVRAIVAARREAITWRRSYQADTPNAYWSYLRRYPRGPHAGDARRRLAILTAPLEPPPAFAVMDYDVPPPPPEEIVYVDRPVLVFSDPEFDFVPPPPPPFYYLPPPPPDFIVLEPPPPPIGLFILPQPLFVPIPVYVVAPIYVTPPPNNIIYANIHNTTVINNVINQPPQPVPTGPGTAGALPTAKGAAPSSAAAIPGSAATTALPLAVAQKASLIQQGKLPMPPSALMNRAAKAGAPGGPVGQMAPANAPQPANAAPNALPQGKALPKANSLPVPPPAAAAPPPNATSPSVKLTPQQPGAAPPAGVSNAPAAAAGTPKAPAGMAAPSKPSSLAPAPGPNAKPTVVPESASKPAGVQPSPNPTTALPPKPATQAAPKPPIQPEARRPPPPPAPPRPAPQMAKPAPPPPPRIAAPPPPPRVASPPPPPPRMAAPPPPPPRAAAPPPPPPRMAAPPPPPPRVAAPPPPRPAPPPAAAAKKCPPNVPRC